From the Daphnia magna isolate NIES linkage group LG3, ASM2063170v1.1, whole genome shotgun sequence genome, one window contains:
- the LOC116919762 gene encoding ras-related protein Rab-37 isoform X1 encodes MLDGDETPSDGIPEAHKSFASMGLDEPDDEVFEEDDFSTSRSFHSRLDHPQPHPVDLKVRKEISDTGYRGYVVTTPLALSAADVSVEEILHKTILVGDSGVGKTSLLVQFDTGTFHPSSFAATVGIGFTNKVLVVDGAKVKLQIWDTAGQERFRSVTHAYYRDAHALFLLYDVTNRKSFDNTRAWLAEINEYAHRDVIIMLLGNKCDSEDRVVNREDGERLGREYKVNFMETSAKTGLNVDVAFTEVARALRDKRTTVSASYGVQEYVEPRQWSQNVCSACSTS; translated from the exons ATGTTGGATGGCGACGAAACTCCGTCGGATGGTATACCAGAGGCGCATAAAAGTTTCGCCAGTATGGGGCTGGACGAGCCCGATGACGAGGTCTTTGAAGAAGACGACTTCAGTACTTCAAGATCGTTTCATTCCCGGCTTGATCATCCTCAGCCTCACCCAGTCGATTTGAAAGTGCGCAAAGAGATAAGTGATACGGGCTATCGAGGATACGTTGTGACAACACCACTGGCCCTATCAGCAGCTGACGTTTCTGTAGAAGAGATTCTTCACAAG ACTATCCTGGTTGGAGACAGTGGCGTTGGAAAGACTTCGCTCCTCGTCCAATTCGACACGGGAACTTTCCATCCATCTTCGTTTGCTGCCACTGTCGGCATTGGCTTTACG AATAAAGTACTCGTGGTTGACGGTGCCAAAGTGAAGTTGCAGATATGGGACACCGCCGGCCAA GAACGATTTAGAAGCGTAACCCACGCCTACTATCGCGACGCCCATG CTTTGTTCCTTCTCTACGATGTGACCAATCGCAAAAGTTTTGATAATACTCGAGCCTGGCTTGCAGAGATAAACGAATACGCACATCGTGACGTTATCATCATGCTACTAG GGAATAAATGTGACAGCGAGGACCGCGTTGTGAATCGTGAAGATGGCGAACGACTTGGTCGGGAGTACAAGGTTAACTTTATGGAAACATCTGCCAAAACTGGCCTTAACGTTGACGTTGCCTTCACTGAAGTGGCCAG AGCGTTGAGGGATAAACGTACAACAGTCAGCGCTTCGTACGGCGTCCAGGAATATGTAGAGCCAAGACAATGGTCGCAAAATGTCTGCTCTGCATGCAGTACATCCTGA
- the LOC116919762 gene encoding ras-related protein Rab-37 isoform X3 — protein MLDGDETPSDGIPEAHKSFASMGLDEPDDEVFEEDDFSTSRSFHSRLDHPQPHPVDLKVRKEISDTGYRGYVVTTPLALSAADVSVEEILHKTILVGDSGVGKTSLLVQFDTGTFHPSSFAATVGIGFTVMMLGDSGVGKSCLLIRFKDKTFMSGSYIATIGIDYRNKVLVVDGAKVKLQIWDTAGQERFRSVTHAYYRDAHALFLLYDVTNRKSFDNTRAWLAEINEYAHRDVIIMLLGNKCDSEDRVVNREDGERLGREYKVNFMETSAKTGLNVDVAFTEVARALRDKRTTVSASYGVQEYVEPRQWSQNVCSACSTS, from the exons ATGTTGGATGGCGACGAAACTCCGTCGGATGGTATACCAGAGGCGCATAAAAGTTTCGCCAGTATGGGGCTGGACGAGCCCGATGACGAGGTCTTTGAAGAAGACGACTTCAGTACTTCAAGATCGTTTCATTCCCGGCTTGATCATCCTCAGCCTCACCCAGTCGATTTGAAAGTGCGCAAAGAGATAAGTGATACGGGCTATCGAGGATACGTTGTGACAACACCACTGGCCCTATCAGCAGCTGACGTTTCTGTAGAAGAGATTCTTCACAAG ACTATCCTGGTTGGAGACAGTGGCGTTGGAAAGACTTCGCTCCTCGTCCAATTCGACACGGGAACTTTCCATCCATCTTCGTTTGCTGCCACTGTCGGCATTGGCTTTACG GTGATGATGCTGGGAGACTCAGGGGTGGGTAAAAGTTGCCTCTTGATCCGCTTCAAAGACAAGACCTTCATGTCGGGTTCTTACATCGCCACAATTGGTATAGATTACAGG AATAAAGTACTCGTGGTTGACGGTGCCAAAGTGAAGTTGCAGATATGGGACACCGCCGGCCAA GAACGATTTAGAAGCGTAACCCACGCCTACTATCGCGACGCCCATG CTTTGTTCCTTCTCTACGATGTGACCAATCGCAAAAGTTTTGATAATACTCGAGCCTGGCTTGCAGAGATAAACGAATACGCACATCGTGACGTTATCATCATGCTACTAG GGAATAAATGTGACAGCGAGGACCGCGTTGTGAATCGTGAAGATGGCGAACGACTTGGTCGGGAGTACAAGGTTAACTTTATGGAAACATCTGCCAAAACTGGCCTTAACGTTGACGTTGCCTTCACTGAAGTGGCCAG AGCGTTGAGGGATAAACGTACAACAGTCAGCGCTTCGTACGGCGTCCAGGAATATGTAGAGCCAAGACAATGGTCGCAAAATGTCTGCTCTGCATGCAGTACATCCTGA
- the LOC116919762 gene encoding ras-related protein Rab-37 isoform X2, with amino-acid sequence MLTLAQLSSNLKRQTGPNDLINKETQSDPSTYRFIQVRGSSFRTKSKDSRIQLKDTNSVHYDFRGHSFVDTDEQTCTQFKVMMLGDSGVGKSCLLIRFKDKTFMSGSYIATIGIDYRNKVLVVDGAKVKLQIWDTAGQERFRSVTHAYYRDAHALFLLYDVTNRKSFDNTRAWLAEINEYAHRDVIIMLLGNKCDSEDRVVNREDGERLGREYKVNFMETSAKTGLNVDVAFTEVARALRDKRTTVSASYGVQEYVEPRQWSQNVCSACSTS; translated from the exons ATGCTAACTCTAGCTCAGCTCAGTAGTAACCTGAAACGGCAGACGGGGCCAAATGATTTAATCAACAAAGAGACACAGTCTGATCCATCCACGTACCGATTTATTCAAGTCAGGGGTAGTTCGTTTCGCACTAAATCCAAGGACAGTCGAATCCAACTAAAAGATACAAATAGCGTGCACTACGACTTCCGAGGACATTCATTCGTTGACACAGATGAGCAAACGTGCACCCAGTTTAAG GTGATGATGCTGGGAGACTCAGGGGTGGGTAAAAGTTGCCTCTTGATCCGCTTCAAAGACAAGACCTTCATGTCGGGTTCTTACATCGCCACAATTGGTATAGATTACAGG AATAAAGTACTCGTGGTTGACGGTGCCAAAGTGAAGTTGCAGATATGGGACACCGCCGGCCAA GAACGATTTAGAAGCGTAACCCACGCCTACTATCGCGACGCCCATG CTTTGTTCCTTCTCTACGATGTGACCAATCGCAAAAGTTTTGATAATACTCGAGCCTGGCTTGCAGAGATAAACGAATACGCACATCGTGACGTTATCATCATGCTACTAG GGAATAAATGTGACAGCGAGGACCGCGTTGTGAATCGTGAAGATGGCGAACGACTTGGTCGGGAGTACAAGGTTAACTTTATGGAAACATCTGCCAAAACTGGCCTTAACGTTGACGTTGCCTTCACTGAAGTGGCCAG AGCGTTGAGGGATAAACGTACAACAGTCAGCGCTTCGTACGGCGTCCAGGAATATGTAGAGCCAAGACAATGGTCGCAAAATGTCTGCTCTGCATGCAGTACATCCTGA